Proteins encoded together in one Neisseria lactamica window:
- the fabG gene encoding 3-oxoacyl-ACP reductase FabG, with protein MSTQDLSGKIALVTGASRGIGAAIADTLAAAGAKVIGTATSESGAAAISGRLAQWGGEGRVLNSAEPETVESLIADIEKAFGKLDILVNNAGITRDNLLMRMKEEEWDDIMQVNLKSVFRASKAVLRGMMKQRSGRIINITSVVGVMGNAGQTNYAAAKAGLIGFAKSMAREVGSRGITVNCVAPGFIDTDMTRALPEETRQAFTAQTALGRFGDAQDIADAVLFLASDQAKYITGQTLHVNGGMLMP; from the coding sequence ATGAGCACACAAGATTTAAGCGGCAAAATCGCTTTGGTAACAGGCGCATCGCGCGGTATCGGCGCGGCGATTGCCGACACGCTGGCGGCAGCCGGTGCCAAAGTCATCGGTACGGCGACCAGTGAGAGCGGTGCGGCGGCGATTAGCGGGCGGTTGGCGCAATGGGGCGGCGAAGGTCGCGTATTAAATTCCGCCGAACCCGAAACCGTCGAAAGCCTGATTGCCGACATCGAAAAAGCATTCGGCAAACTCGACATTCTGGTCAACAACGCCGGCATCACCCGCGACAACCTCCTGATGCGTATGAAAGAAGAAGAGTGGGACGACATCATGCAGGTCAACCTAAAATCCGTGTTCCGCGCTTCTAAAGCCGTCTTGCGGGGTATGATGAAACAACGTTCCGGCCGCATCATCAACATCACATCCGTCGTCGGCGTGATGGGCAATGCCGGTCAAACCAACTATGCCGCCGCAAAAGCGGGCTTGATTGGTTTTGCCAAATCTATGGCGCGCGAAGTCGGCAGCCGGGGCATTACCGTCAACTGCGTCGCCCCCGGCTTTATCGATACCGACATGACCCGCGCCCTGCCAGAAGAAACCCGCCAAGCCTTTACCGCCCAAACCGCCTTGGGCAGATTCGGCGACGCGCAAGACATTGCCGATGCGGTTTTGTTCCTCGCTTCCGATCAGGCGAAATACATTACCGGTCAGACGCTGCACGTCAACGGCGGTATGCTGATGCCCTGA
- the guaA gene encoding glutamine-hydrolyzing GMP synthase, which yields MTQDKILILDFGSQVTQLIARRVREAHVYCELHSFDMPLDEIKAFNPKGIILSGGPNSVYESDYQADTGIFDLGIPVLGICYGMQFMAHHLGGEVQPGNQREFGYAQVKTIDSELTRGIQDDTPNTLDVWMSHGDKVSKLPDGFAVIGDTPSCPIAMMENAEKQFYGIQFHPEVTHTKQGRALLNRFVLDICGAQPGWTMPNYIEEAVAKIREQVGSDEVILGLSGGVDSSVAAALIHRAIGDQLTCVFVDHGLLRLNEGKMVMDMFARNLGVKVIHVDAEGQFMAKLAGVTDPEKKRKIIGAEFIEVFDAEEKKLTNAKWLAQGTIYPDVIESAGAKTKKAHAIKSHHNVGGLPENMKLKLLEPLRDLFKDEVRELGVALGLPREMVYRHPFPGPGLGVRILGEVKKEYADLLRQADDIFIQELRNTTDENGTPWYDLTSQAFAVFLPVKSVGVMGDGRTYDYVVALRAVITSDFMTAHWAELPYSLLGRVSNRIINEVKGINRVVYDVSGKPPATIEWE from the coding sequence ATGACCCAAGACAAAATTCTCATCCTCGACTTCGGTTCGCAAGTTACCCAACTGATCGCCCGCCGCGTGCGCGAAGCCCACGTTTACTGCGAACTGCATTCCTTCGATATGCCTTTGGACGAAATCAAAGCCTTCAACCCCAAAGGCATCATCCTTTCCGGCGGCCCTAATTCCGTTTACGAATCCGACTACCAAGCCGATACCGGTATTTTTGATTTGGGCATTCCGGTTTTGGGCATCTGCTACGGAATGCAGTTTATGGCGCACCACTTGGGCGGCGAAGTGCAGCCCGGCAACCAGCGCGAATTCGGTTACGCGCAAGTCAAAACCATCGACAGTGAGCTGACACGCGGCATTCAAGACGACACGCCCAACACGCTCGACGTATGGATGAGCCACGGCGACAAAGTGTCCAAACTGCCCGACGGTTTCGCCGTCATCGGCGACACCCCGTCCTGCCCGATTGCCATGATGGAAAACGCCGAAAAACAATTCTACGGCATCCAGTTCCACCCCGAAGTTACCCACACCAAACAAGGCCGCGCCCTGTTGAACCGCTTTGTCTTGGACATCTGCGGCGCGCAACCGGGCTGGACGATGCCGAACTACATCGAAGAAGCCGTTGCCAAAATCCGCGAACAGGTCGGCAGCGACGAAGTGATTTTGGGTCTGTCCGGCGGCGTGGACTCTTCCGTAGCCGCCGCACTGATTCACCGTGCCATCGGCGACCAACTGACCTGCGTGTTCGTCGATCACGGTTTGTTGCGCCTGAACGAAGGCAAAATGGTGATGGATATGTTTGCCCGCAACTTGGGCGTGAAAGTGATTCACGTCGATGCCGAAGGGCAGTTTATGGCGAAACTCGCCGGCGTGACCGACCCTGAGAAAAAACGCAAAATCATCGGCGCGGAATTTATCGAAGTATTTGATGCCGAAGAGAAAAAACTTACCAACGCCAAATGGCTGGCGCAAGGTACGATTTACCCTGACGTAATCGAATCCGCAGGCGCGAAAACCAAAAAAGCCCACGCCATCAAATCGCACCACAACGTCGGCGGCCTGCCTGAAAACATGAAGCTCAAGCTGCTTGAGCCGTTGCGCGATTTGTTCAAAGACGAAGTGCGCGAACTGGGCGTTGCTTTGGGCTTGCCGCGCGAAATGGTGTACCGTCATCCGTTCCCGGGTCCAGGTTTGGGCGTGCGCATCTTGGGCGAAGTGAAAAAAGAATACGCCGACTTGCTCCGTCAAGCAGACGACATTTTCATTCAAGAATTACGCAACACTACCGACGAAAACGGCACGCCTTGGTATGACCTGACCAGCCAAGCCTTCGCCGTCTTCCTGCCCGTCAAATCCGTCGGCGTAATGGGCGACGGACGCACTTACGACTACGTCGTCGCGCTGCGTGCCGTCATCACCAGCGACTTTATGACCGCACACTGGGCAGAACTGCCATACTCACTGCTCGGCCGCGTGTCCAACCGCATCATCAACGAAGTCAAAGGCATCAACCGCGTGGTTTACGATGTGAGCGGCAAACCGCCTGCCACCATCGAGTGGGAATAA
- a CDS encoding DUF6911 family protein produces MKTSTVIFGGFFMADNGERIQIPVLENPDIREINRFFSVSNFEKKAGVLVFRIIHEPKFGHTELTVYFEKGYYLPMIQTILEGGDIGVENLKTENYSGKTMEIWGDFHPVEHIAKNISTIQNIISEFIRQKQTPAPMV; encoded by the coding sequence ATAAAAACATCGACGGTCATTTTTGGCGGATTTTTTATGGCAGACAACGGGGAGCGAATCCAAATCCCCGTTTTGGAAAACCCTGACATTAGGGAAATCAATCGCTTTTTTTCCGTATCAAATTTTGAGAAAAAAGCCGGCGTCCTTGTTTTCAGAATCATCCACGAGCCCAAATTTGGCCATACCGAATTAACTGTCTATTTTGAAAAAGGATATTATTTGCCAATGATTCAAACAATTTTAGAAGGCGGGGATATTGGAGTCGAAAACCTTAAAACGGAAAATTACAGCGGAAAGACAATGGAAATTTGGGGAGACTTCCACCCTGTCGAACATATCGCTAAAAATATTTCTACAATTCAAAATATCATTTCCGAATTTATCAGACAAAAACAAACACCGGCACCAATGGTCTGA
- a CDS encoding DUF1294 domain-containing protein: MKRPTLLKPIACAAFLPAVSMFFPVLGACYSILSLYTFALYGIDKRRAVQGKRRIPEHRLLLPALFGGWTGAYLGSRIFRHKTAKKRFVVLFRLTVSGNVLATCILIDYFVPPELFVKLGQHL, encoded by the coding sequence ATGAAGCGGCCAACCCTCCTCAAACCGATTGCGTGTGCGGCATTTTTACCTGCCGTCTCGATGTTTTTCCCCGTATTGGGTGCGTGTTACTCAATATTATCCCTCTACACGTTTGCACTTTACGGCATCGACAAACGGCGTGCCGTACAGGGAAAACGCCGCATTCCCGAACACCGCCTGCTGCTGCCTGCCTTGTTCGGCGGTTGGACGGGCGCATACTTGGGCAGCAGGATATTCAGGCATAAAACGGCGAAAAAGCGTTTTGTTGTGCTGTTCCGTCTGACTGTTTCGGGCAATGTCCTAGCGACCTGCATCCTGATTGATTATTTCGTTCCGCCCGAACTTTTTGTAAAACTCGGGCAACATCTCTGA
- the fabD gene encoding ACP S-malonyltransferase has protein sequence MSFAFFFPGQGSQSLGMMNGFAGHAVVKNTFAEASAILGQDLWAMINGSDAEIIGQTVNTQPIMLAAGVAVYRAYSEAGGKTPAAVAGHSLGEYTALVAAGALDFTDAVKLVRLRAELMQSAVPQGVGAMAAILGLEDEQVKQICAESAQDEVVEAVNFNSPGQVVIAGNAAAVERAMLAAKEAGAKRALPLPVSVPSHCSLMKPAADKLAEALKTVEIKQPQIRVIHNADVAAYDDADKIKDALVRQLYSPVRWTETVNALVSDGIAESAECGPGKVLAGLAKRINKAAACSALTDAGQVAAFIEAH, from the coding sequence ATGTCTTTTGCCTTCTTTTTTCCCGGACAAGGTTCCCAAAGCCTCGGTATGATGAACGGCTTTGCCGGACACGCCGTCGTTAAAAACACCTTTGCCGAAGCCTCCGCCATATTGGGGCAGGACTTGTGGGCGATGATTAACGGCAGCGATGCCGAAATCATCGGTCAAACCGTCAACACCCAGCCCATTATGCTCGCCGCCGGCGTTGCCGTTTACCGCGCCTATTCGGAAGCGGGCGGCAAAACGCCTGCCGCCGTTGCCGGACACAGCCTCGGCGAATACACCGCACTCGTTGCCGCCGGCGCATTGGATTTTACCGATGCCGTCAAACTCGTGCGCCTGCGCGCCGAACTGATGCAGTCCGCCGTACCGCAAGGCGTGGGCGCAATGGCGGCGATTCTCGGCTTGGAAGATGAACAGGTAAAACAAATTTGCGCCGAATCCGCACAGGATGAAGTGGTTGAAGCCGTCAACTTCAACTCGCCCGGACAAGTCGTGATTGCAGGCAATGCCGCCGCCGTCGAGCGCGCTATGCTTGCCGCCAAAGAAGCCGGCGCCAAACGCGCCCTGCCGCTGCCCGTGTCCGTACCTTCCCATTGCAGCCTGATGAAACCCGCCGCCGACAAACTTGCCGAAGCCCTGAAAACCGTTGAAATCAAGCAGCCGCAAATCCGCGTCATCCACAACGCCGACGTTGCCGCCTACGATGATGCCGACAAAATCAAAGACGCGCTCGTCCGCCAGCTTTACAGCCCCGTACGCTGGACGGAAACCGTCAACGCCCTCGTTTCAGACGGCATTGCCGAATCCGCCGAATGCGGCCCGGGCAAAGTTCTGGCAGGTCTGGCAAAACGCATCAACAAGGCCGCCGCGTGCAGCGCGCTGACCGATGCCGGACAGGTTGCCGCCTTTATCGAAGCGCACTGA
- the msbA gene encoding lipid A export permease/ATP-binding protein MsbA — translation MIEKLTFGLFKKEDARSFMRLMAYVRPYKIRIVAALIAIFGVAATESYLAAFIAPLINHGFSAPAAPPELSAAAGIISTLQNWREQFTYMVWGTENKIWTVPLFLIILVVIRGICRFTSTYLMTWVSVMTISKIRKDMFAKMLTLSSRYHQETPSGTVLMNMLNLTEQSVSNASDIFTVLTRDTMIVTGLTIVLLYLNWQLSLIVVLMFPLLSLLSRYYRDRLKHVISDSQKSIGTMNNVIAETHQGHRVVKLFNGQAQAANRFDAVNRTIVRLSKKITQATAAHSPFSELIASIALAVVIFIALWQSQNGYTTIGEFMAFIVAMLQMYAPIKSLANISIPMQTMFLAADGVCAFLDTPPEQDKGTLAPQRVEGRISFRNVDVEYRSDGIKALDGFNLDIRQGERVALVGRSGSGKSTVVNLLPRFVEPSAGNICIDGIDIADIKLDCLRAQFALVSQDVFLFDDTLFENVRYSRPDAGESEVLSALQAANLQSLIDSSPLGLHQPIGSNGSNLSGGQRQRVAIARAILKDAPILLLDEATSALDNESERLVQQALERLMENRTGIIVAHRLTTIEGADRIIVMDDGKIIEQGTHEQLMSQNGYYTMLRNISKKDAAAVQTA, via the coding sequence ATGATAGAAAAACTGACTTTCGGACTGTTTAAAAAAGAAGACGCGCGCAGCTTTATGCGCCTGATGGCATACGTCCGCCCCTACAAAATCCGCATCGTTGCCGCCCTGATTGCCATTTTCGGCGTTGCCGCCACCGAAAGCTACCTTGCCGCCTTCATCGCCCCCCTGATCAACCACGGCTTTTCCGCGCCCGCCGCGCCGCCCGAGCTGTCCGCCGCCGCCGGCATCATTTCCACCCTGCAAAACTGGCGCGAACAGTTTACCTATATGGTTTGGGGGACGGAAAACAAAATCTGGACCGTCCCGCTCTTTCTCATCATTCTCGTCGTCATCCGCGGCATCTGCCGCTTTACCAGCACCTATCTGATGACTTGGGTCTCCGTGATGACCATCAGCAAAATCCGCAAAGATATGTTTGCCAAAATGCTGACCCTTTCCTCCCGCTACCATCAGGAAACGCCGTCCGGCACCGTACTGATGAATATGCTCAACCTGACCGAACAGTCGGTCAGTAACGCCAGCGACATCTTTACCGTCCTCACGCGCGACACGATGATTGTTACCGGCCTGACCATCGTCCTGCTTTACCTCAACTGGCAGCTCAGCCTCATCGTCGTCCTGATGTTCCCCCTGCTCTCCCTGCTCTCGCGCTACTACCGCGACCGTCTGAAACACGTCATTTCCGACTCGCAAAAAAGCATAGGCACGATGAACAACGTGATTGCCGAAACCCATCAGGGACACCGCGTCGTCAAGCTGTTCAACGGGCAGGCGCAGGCGGCAAACCGGTTCGACGCGGTCAACCGCACCATCGTCCGCCTCAGCAAAAAAATCACGCAGGCAACGGCGGCACATTCCCCGTTCAGCGAACTGATTGCCTCGATCGCCCTCGCCGTCGTCATCTTCATCGCCCTGTGGCAAAGCCAAAACGGCTACACCACCATCGGCGAATTTATGGCATTCATCGTCGCGATGCTGCAAATGTACGCACCCATCAAAAGCCTTGCCAACATCAGCATCCCGATGCAGACGATGTTCCTCGCCGCCGACGGCGTATGTGCATTTCTCGACACCCCGCCCGAACAGGACAAAGGCACGCTCGCGCCGCAGCGTGTCGAAGGGCGCATCAGCTTCCGCAACGTCGATGTCGAATACCGTTCAGACGGCATCAAAGCCCTCGACGGCTTCAACCTCGACATCAGACAAGGCGAACGCGTCGCCCTGGTCGGACGTTCCGGCAGCGGCAAATCCACCGTCGTCAACCTGCTGCCCCGCTTTGTCGAACCGTCTGCCGGCAACATCTGCATAGACGGTATCGACATCGCCGACATCAAACTCGACTGCCTGCGCGCCCAATTCGCCCTCGTCTCCCAAGACGTATTCCTGTTTGACGACACCCTGTTTGAAAACGTCCGCTACAGCCGTCCCGACGCGGGCGAATCCGAAGTCCTGTCCGCCCTCCAAGCCGCCAACCTGCAAAGCCTGATTGACAGTTCCCCGCTCGGACTGCACCAGCCCATCGGATCAAACGGCAGCAACTTATCCGGCGGACAGCGGCAACGCGTCGCCATCGCCCGCGCCATTTTGAAAGACGCGCCGATATTATTATTGGATGAAGCCACCAGCGCGTTGGACAACGAATCCGAACGCCTCGTCCAACAAGCGCTCGAACGCCTGATGGAAAACCGCACCGGCATCATCGTCGCCCACCGCCTGACCACCATCGAAGGAGCCGACCGCATCATCGTGATGGACGACGGCAAAATCATCGAACAAGGCACACACGAACAACTGATGTCCCAAAACGGCTACTACACGATGCTGCGCAACATTTCCAAAAAAGACGCAGCCGCCGTTCAGACGGCATAA
- the plsX gene encoding phosphate acyltransferase PlsX, with amino-acid sequence MITLAVDAMGGDRGLAVTAPGATAFLQAHPDVRLIMTGDEAQLRQALNAAGAPMGRIDICHTTQVVGMDEAPQSALKNKKDSSMRVAVNQVKEGRAQAAVSAGNTGALMATARFVLKTIPGIERPAIAKFLPSDTDHVTLALDLGANVDCTPEQLAQFAIVGSELFHALHPQKGRPRVGLINVGTEDIKGTDTVKQTYKLLQNSKLNFIGNIESNGILYGEADVVVADGFVGNVMLKTIEGAVKFMGGAIRREFQSNLFNKLAAVAALPALKGLKNKLDPRKFNGAILLGLRGIVIKSHGGTDETGFRYALEEAYHEAKSAGPSKLEQGVAEQLAALEAAQNETAAGL; translated from the coding sequence ATGATTACACTTGCCGTAGATGCTATGGGCGGCGACCGGGGACTCGCCGTCACCGCACCCGGAGCAACCGCATTCCTCCAAGCACATCCCGATGTCCGCCTGATTATGACCGGCGACGAAGCGCAACTGCGCCAAGCCCTGAACGCGGCAGGCGCGCCGATGGGGCGCATCGACATCTGCCACACCACACAAGTCGTCGGCATGGACGAAGCGCCGCAATCCGCCCTGAAAAACAAAAAAGACTCCTCTATGCGCGTCGCCGTCAACCAAGTCAAAGAAGGCAGGGCGCAGGCCGCCGTTTCCGCAGGCAACACCGGCGCACTGATGGCGACCGCGCGCTTCGTCCTCAAAACCATACCCGGCATCGAACGCCCCGCCATCGCCAAATTCCTCCCGTCCGACACCGACCACGTCACACTCGCGCTCGACCTCGGCGCGAACGTCGACTGCACCCCCGAACAGCTTGCCCAGTTCGCCATTGTCGGCAGCGAACTCTTCCACGCCCTCCATCCCCAAAAAGGGCGACCCCGCGTCGGACTGATCAATGTCGGCACGGAAGACATCAAAGGTACGGACACCGTCAAACAAACCTACAAACTGCTGCAAAACAGCAAACTCAACTTTATCGGCAACATTGAAAGCAACGGCATCCTGTACGGCGAGGCAGATGTCGTCGTCGCCGACGGCTTTGTCGGCAACGTCATGCTCAAAACCATCGAAGGCGCGGTCAAATTTATGGGCGGCGCCATCCGCCGCGAATTCCAAAGCAACCTGTTCAACAAACTCGCCGCCGTTGCCGCCCTACCCGCCCTTAAAGGGCTGAAAAACAAACTCGACCCGCGCAAATTCAACGGGGCCATCCTGCTCGGGCTGCGCGGCATCGTGATTAAAAGCCACGGCGGCACAGACGAAACCGGTTTCCGCTACGCGCTCGAAGAAGCCTACCACGAAGCCAAGTCCGCCGGCCCTTCAAAACTCGAACAGGGCGTAGCCGAACAACTCGCCGCACTCGAAGCCGCCCAAAACGAAACCGCCGCCGGCCTGTAA
- a CDS encoding beta-ketoacyl-ACP synthase III, with protein sequence MQYAKISGTGSYLPANRVSNDDLAQKVDTSDEWITARTGIKFRHIAAENEKTSDLAAEAARRALDAAGLNGNEIDLIIVATATPDMQFPSTATIVQQKLGITNGCPAFDVQAVCAGFMYALTTANAYIKSGMAKNALVIGAETFSRIVDWNDRTTCVLFGDGAGAVVLSASDKPGIIHGKLKADGNYLNLLNAPGKIADGQICGSPYVKMDGPGVFKFAVKMLAKIADEVISEAGYTAEQIDWIVPHQANRRIIESTAKHLNLSMDKVILTVQDHGNTSAASIPLALDAGISNGQIKRGQNLLLEGIGGGFAWGAVLLQY encoded by the coding sequence ATGCAGTATGCCAAAATTTCCGGCACGGGCAGCTATCTTCCCGCCAACCGCGTCAGCAATGACGACCTTGCCCAAAAAGTGGACACTTCGGACGAGTGGATTACCGCGCGCACGGGCATCAAGTTCCGCCATATTGCAGCCGAAAACGAAAAAACCAGCGACCTTGCCGCCGAAGCGGCGCGCCGCGCGCTGGATGCCGCAGGTTTGAACGGCAATGAAATCGACCTGATTATCGTGGCGACGGCAACGCCGGATATGCAGTTTCCGTCTACTGCGACCATCGTGCAGCAAAAATTGGGCATAACCAACGGCTGCCCCGCCTTCGACGTGCAGGCGGTGTGCGCCGGCTTTATGTACGCGCTGACGACGGCAAACGCCTACATTAAAAGCGGTATGGCGAAAAACGCGCTGGTCATCGGTGCGGAAACTTTCAGCCGCATCGTCGACTGGAACGACCGCACAACCTGCGTATTGTTCGGCGACGGCGCGGGCGCGGTGGTTTTAAGCGCGTCCGACAAACCGGGCATCATCCACGGCAAACTCAAAGCCGACGGCAATTATCTGAACCTACTCAACGCCCCCGGGAAAATTGCCGACGGACAAATCTGCGGCTCTCCCTACGTCAAAATGGACGGCCCCGGCGTGTTCAAGTTTGCCGTCAAAATGCTGGCAAAAATCGCCGACGAAGTCATCAGCGAAGCCGGTTATACCGCCGAACAAATCGACTGGATTGTTCCCCATCAGGCAAACCGCCGCATCATCGAATCGACCGCCAAACATTTGAACTTAAGTATGGACAAAGTGATCTTAACCGTCCAAGACCACGGCAATACTTCCGCCGCCTCGATTCCGCTGGCTTTGGACGCGGGCATCAGCAACGGACAAATCAAACGCGGTCAAAACCTGCTGCTCGAAGGCATCGGCGGCGGTTTCGCGTGGGGCGCGGTGCTGTTGCAATATTGA
- a CDS encoding MafI family immunity protein yields the protein MKTLEKRMRALDKRMMKLGKSLEGRLDARLIESALDYIHYSERFLAFEILCTYIEDFDVRLTEQESREISFINKEFGIESTSD from the coding sequence ATGAAGACATTAGAAAAACGGATGAGGGCATTAGACAAACGGATGATGAAGTTAGGAAAATCCCTTGAAGGCAGGCTTGATGCCCGTCTGATTGAATCCGCATTGGATTATATTCATTATTCGGAACGTTTTCTGGCTTTTGAAATCCTGTGTACTTATATCGAAGATTTCGATGTCCGGCTGACGGAACAAGAATCCCGGGAAATTTCTTTTATCAACAAGGAATTTGGGATAGAAAGCACGTCCGATTAA